Genomic DNA from Candidatus Bathyarchaeia archaeon:
CCTTTCGTTATGATGTCCAGCGTGGCAACGGATTTCGCGAGAACCGCAGGCTGTCTCATCGGAAGATCGCTGACGTCTGGAAAGTACCGGATTCTTCTTGTCGACGACGCCAAGGCGCTGATGAGCGTCCAGGTGTCGAAGAAGCTGCCGTTGTATGGATGATCTTGAATGCCAATAATATCTAGGCGTGACTCGTCGGCTGCCTTGGCTAGTTTGAAGATGACGTCGATGTTGTTGCTGTAGGGAGTGATGCTGATGCCGAAGACCGGTTCTTTGCGAGACTGGATACCGGGCGTCGTCGAGGGCGATTGTCTAGCCGTCGAGGCTGGGGTGGCCATGGTTCTTTCTCATGCATAGTAGGCTGATATTTGAAGAGTCGAGGAACGACAAGAGCGGCGATCTACTAGAAGTCTCTGGTGAGTAGTTCCATTCCTTCGCGGTTATAGATCTCACGCATTTTGCGGGGTTTCCTGTCGTCGAATACTTTTTCGGCGTTCCATTTACAGCTGAACGCTGCCATGAGCATCCCAACTCTTCCAGCGTCCAACCCTTTCTCTGTCAATGACCAGTGGACAATCTGGGGTGGAACTGCTCTTTCTACGGTTCTGGTGAGAAATCCGTCTCCTTCGAGTTGTTTGAGTCGAGTGGCCAAGACCTTCGATGGAATCCCCTGGAGCGATTTGAGAAGCTGGTTGAACCGGTCAATCCCGTAGAAGCCTATGTCTCGGATTATGGACATGGCCCACTTTTTGCCAAGGATGTTGAGAGAGGTCTCGACAGGGCAGTAAGCGAACTCGACATTGATGAATTTTGGAGAGTAATTCCTGTGCGTTTTTCTGAACTCGCTCTCTTGGGACAGGACTTGCATGCTTTCTTTTTTCACAGCTTTCAGATATAAACCGGCGATGACCCGGTCTTGAGTTAACCATGCCAATGATCGATGTCTACGCAAGGTCAGATCTCTTTCCTCCAGGGAGTGATCGCCAGCTCGGAGAACAGCTGGCTCGAGCGGTTATCCGCGCAGAAGGGGTTACGAACCCAGGACCTTACACCCTGAACAATACTGCCGCATACATCCACCGAATGGACCCGAAACATGTTCATACAGCCGCGACAGACTCAGCTAGGACTGTACGAGTCCAAGTTATCACGCCGCCTGGCGCACTAACGCGCGATGGCCAGAAACAGTTGGTTAAGGAGGTCACGGAAATCGTTACTAAGATTTCGGGGGATCCTACGCTGGCAAGTCGGACCTGGGTGCTCCTCTCGGAGGCGACCGAGGGCGGCTGGGGAATTGCAGGCGTAGCCTACGGCAAGCAAGAGTTTGCAGACCTCGCTGCGAAAGCTGCTGCGGTCCGGGCAAAATGAACTGACCGAACGTGGCGATCCTTACATAGTCTGAAAGAAAAGTCGTTTACCCGAACCAAATCTCTTTTCTCGTGCCGTGACATTATGTCGCGGCGCAACTTGAAGAGAGAGTATGCCTGCGTACTTGGTGTTCACGCGAGAGAGGATGCGCGACGAGAAGGAGTACGAAATCTACAAGCAGAAAAATCGTATCGCGATGCAGGGGCATCCGATCAAAAAACACGTTCTTTATGGAAAGTATAAAGTGTTAGAGGGCGCAGAGGCTCAGGGAGTTGTGATCCTAGAATTTCCGACTGTCGCGGACGCGGAGGCTTACTATGACAGTCCGGCCTATCGCGAGGCAAGAGAACATCGTTTCAAGGCTGCTGACTACCGCGTCCTCATCGTCGAAGGCGTACAGCCTACGTAACTCACGTCGATCTCGTTGAACAGGCTATCAAAAAAATGCCTAGTGAGTCTCTTAAGGTCAAGAATCGTGGAAAAGTAGGATATGGAATCGGGAGACCATAGCAACGGTAGCTCTTGGATTCTCAGACGTTCTCACTCTCGCTCAGACGATTGCGATTATTGCGACCCTGCTCATCACTATGTACTTCTCTCGCAAACAGGTTCAGAACATGACTCTGGATCTCGAAACCAGAGTTTTGAACGATCTTGACGAAAAACTTCACAGCTTGATCGCGATTTCGATTGACAGCCCCAATCTCATCAAAATGGTCTACGACACTCCCTACGAGGTTACTGAGGAGATTCCCTATGCTTACTACATCCTGTTCATGTGCGCCCATGCATATCACATGAAGGAACGAAACATCCTGAGCGATAACGAATGGGCAGGATGGCTACAGTGGATGAAGAACGCATTCCGCCAAGGAAAACTTCCCGTGTACTGGAAGGAGAAGGAGATAGAGGCATGGTTTGACCCCTCATTCAGAAACTTTGTCAACAAGGA
This window encodes:
- a CDS encoding helix-turn-helix domain-containing protein, which translates into the protein MKKESMQVLSQESEFRKTHRNYSPKFINVEFAYCPVETSLNILGKKWAMSIIRDIGFYGIDRFNQLLKSLQGIPSKVLATRLKQLEGDGFLTRTVERAVPPQIVHWSLTEKGLDAGRVGMLMAAFSCKWNAEKVFDDRKPRKMREIYNREGMELLTRDF
- a CDS encoding tautomerase family protein — translated: MPMIDVYARSDLFPPGSDRQLGEQLARAVIRAEGVTNPGPYTLNNTAAYIHRMDPKHVHTAATDSARTVRVQVITPPGALTRDGQKQLVKEVTEIVTKISGDPTLASRTWVLLSEATEGGWGIAGVAYGKQEFADLAAKAAAVRAK
- a CDS encoding DUF1330 domain-containing protein, translating into MPAYLVFTRERMRDEKEYEIYKQKNRIAMQGHPIKKHVLYGKYKVLEGAEAQGVVILEFPTVADAEAYYDSPAYREAREHRFKAADYRVLIVEGVQPT